In Micromonas commoda chromosome 16, complete sequence, the genomic window AAGGGGTAAAAGGTACCCCCCTCCGAGTactccccgtcctcgtcgccgtactcctcgccgtcctcgtcgcgcgagaTCGGGTTGCCGTACTGATCGTAGAGGGGCTGGTCGTACTCCCACTTCGGCCGGTGCGatttcgccgcgtcctttCTCGCCCCGCTCGGCGCCTTGCCGAGCACCTCCATGATTTTCTGATCCAAAGGCGTCTCGCCAGATTTAAACGCGTATTGCCGCTCGTCcggcggggtgggcgcgCGATACcccgcccacggcgccgggtcGATGTCAAAGTGGAGGTCGCGGAGGGATTCGGTTCCCGCGAGACCCcaacgcgcggcgatctccgtcgtcgtcgtcatcggctCGCCGAACTTGATGAGCTTGAGGTAATACGGCGAGTTGGGCATCTGCGACGCCCTGCACAGCTCGGCGGTGTTCTCCTCGGACCACCAATCCGGCACCAAACCCTTGCTCTCGGCTTTCTGGAGAAACTCCTTGAAGTGCGCCAAGGCCTCGCCCCTGGCTTCTCGCCCCCGGGACGCCTCGCTGTATCGACCGAACCGTTTGGAGAGGTAGAGGAAGCAatcctcctccttgagcttgcacgcgtccaccagcACCTGGTACGCCTTagccggcgtggacgcgctgcTGCCGTACCAGAGCCCCGCCCCGGGGCTCTGCgggccgtccaccgcgcccggggaGTCCCTCTTGCTCcgaggcgcgccgtcgaaatCGATCAGCTGCTCAACCGGAGCCTTCCTCGACGTAGCCGGCGTAACCTCCGAGGACTTGTTCCACTGCGGATTCACACGTGAACTCGTCGCCGACTTGAACGTATTCTCGTGGAAACCCCGCTTGGAGACGATCGAGGTGTTCCACTCCGGCCTCTCCTTGGCGGAGATTGGCCTGGGCTTCGGCCTGCCCGCGGAGGGTAGGTCGTCGAAGGGGTCCCTCTCCCGCTCGAACCGCGCACTCcccccgccgacggatcTGGAGCCGTGAAGATCTGCGTAAAAGTTATCCTCCGAGTagttgtcgtcgtccagcgCTCCGGCGAAATTgctgtgcgcggcggtgggtcgCATGAAGTGCTTGGCGCGCGGGAGCTTCGGCCCAGTGAAGGCGTCTCTCGGCGCCACCTCGCAGGACCGGCACTTGGGCTGCGCGGCGTCCCATTCTCTGTCGCTGAAGCGGATCTGCTTACCGAATAAGCCGCACATGGCGCACCGTCGCTTCTCCGAGTGCTGTATCCTGTCGacccgctcctccgcgcccgtctcgccCCACCTGTCAACGTAGAGGTAGGTGCCGAACGCCTTGGAGTGCATGCGGTGGTACGTctgcggcgacctcggcacGCGCTTCTTGGTCTTCTTCTGAGGGCCGTACATGTCCAAGGAATACCCGTACTTGTTAGCCGTCTGGAAtatctcgtcgtcgccgtcgcgataGATTTCGTCGTGCTCGTCCGTGGCGGCGAGGTAGTTTGGCAAACGATGGGCGTTGTGAaaggcgtcgccggcgttgtAGTGGTCCTGAGCGATCTTCCACTTGCTCCCGTCCTTCAGCGAAAAAGTATTTTTcttctcgctcgcggcggcttcggctcgctcgcggagctccttCTCGATCGAGCCGCGGTAGCTGAGCTGCCGCCCGCCCGGCCCCACCGGCAGcttgacgtcgtccgcggtcatCTTCTTCTTGTTCACCGGCAGGTGCCCGTCCCTCGACGCCTTGTGCAGCGAGTTGGAGTTATCGAGCGGGGCGCCGCATCCCGCGCAAAAGTTTGCAAAGGGATCCGCCTGCTTCACGCCGCACCTCGCGCAGTAATACTCCTCCTTGGGCGGCGAGTCACCGAGGCCGAGGGACCCGGTgccgctcgacggcgtcttgagtatcccccgccgcgaatCCAGCGGGTTGATCGCGGGGAGCATGCCGCGCGAGGCTTCCGTCCACACGGACACCGCCTCGTTCATCTTTTTGCGCTGCTCCggagccttggcctcggcgaggaggttccgcgccttggcgaggagcgcaGCCTTGGTGTTCGGGGTgacggcctcgtcctcgaagCTGACGCGGCCGGGTGAGCGGTGGCTACCGTTGAGCGAGTCCGGGCTCGAGTCGTACcccccggacgcgtcgagcgccctCGGCCTCAGGTTGgcgcccggcgaggacgaaaCGCCAAACGAATTCGTTCGAGGAGGATCGGGATTGGGCGGGGAGATCTTCTTCTGAACCTCCGGGGACTCGATCGCCTCGTACACCGCGTCGAACGACTCGCGCCCGTTCGGCGCtgacgcctcgacggcgtggatCTTCCGCGCAAACTCCTGTCGCGATCGGTCGGCGGAGtcctccccgcggcggcgcctcgctTCCGACGAGTTCGCATCCGTCGTCAGCCGCCCCGCGGGAGATCGCGCGGACGTCTGGTCGTAGACGGGTCCGCGcgacgggtccgcgccggcgctgaGGCGCGCGtgcacctcctccgccgccagcctgtccgcgcgctcctccggcGACTCGCCCTTGCGAAGCGACGAATGATAATCGCCGGACCCAcccgagcccggcgacggcgactgcgacgaggacctccccccgcccgccgccgccgctcggctcTTGAGGAGGTTCAGCGGCCCGGCGCCCCTGAGTTTcccgtccgcctcggccctGATGGCGTCCACGGTGTCCGCGTGAACTTTGCGCTGCTCGAGTCGTTTCTTCTTGAGCTCGTCAATCTCCCGTCGCGTGCGTTCCTCCCGTTCTCGCACCTCCTTCAGCGTCTTAgccacgagctcgtccgattcgaggacgtcgcggtaCTCCTTGGTCTGCTTGAACTCGTCCAGCGTCAGGGGCTTGCGCGGCGGTACtgccgcgcgctgcgcgtcctcctcgcgaaACTTCGACTTCATCTGCACCGCCACGGAGTATCCCTCGGGGAACAGGCTGGAGCGTCGAATCTCGGGCAGCTTGGATGCTGATTGCTTCTtggccctcgcgcccttcttcttgtccgcggcgtccgccctcgcgacggcaTTGTCCGTCTTGGACTTGCGCagcgtcgacgtggacgtggacgataCGCGGTCGTCCTTgagcttcggcggcggcgtcgcgatcgcttga contains:
- a CDS encoding predicted protein is translated as MDFETMRRLRESDPAKFTDIGRSKNKGGVRLAGVNPGGQQVPNARLASEVRTGPPPDDDPLARVPGYYETGPSKDPASFNYVPAHKRQSPARTPGTGARRPAPDLNSPSSAGGAAPKGQLAAMYAADDEFNEDRMTYTREFAGQKRCAECNKWGVRSQWAPSEWAKEGDVYRHCKRCAPSKMASAGKFALAAQAIATPPPKLKDDRVSSTSTSTLRKSKTDNAVARADAADKKKGARAKKQSASKLPEIRRSSLFPEGYSVAVQMKSKFREEDAQRAAVPPRKPLTLDEFKQTKEYRDVLESDELVAKTLKEVREREERTRREIDELKKKRLEQRKVHADTVDAIRAEADGKLRGAGPLNLLKSRAAAAGGGRSSSQSPSPGSGGSGDYHSSLRKGESPEERADRLAAEEVHARLSAGADPSRGPVYDQTSARSPAGRLTTDANSSEARRRRGEDSADRSRQEFARKIHAVEASAPNGRESFDAVYEAIESPEVQKKISPPNPDPPRTNSFGVSSSPGANLRPRALDASGGYDSSPDSLNGSHRSPGRVSFEDEAVTPNTKAALLAKARNLLAEAKAPEQRKKMNEAVSVWTEASRGMLPAINPLDSRRGILKTPSSGTGSLGLGDSPPKEEYYCARCGVKQADPFANFCAGCGAPLDNSNSLHKASRDGHLPVNKKKMTADDVKLPVGPGGRQLSYRGSIEKELRERAEAAASEKKNTFSLKDGSKWKIAQDHYNAGDAFHNAHRLPNYLAATDEHDEIYRDGDDEIFQTANKYGYSLDMYGPQKKTKKRVPRSPQTYHRMHSKAFGTYLYVDRWGETGAEERVDRIQHSEKRRCAMCGLFGKQIRFSDREWDAAQPKCRSCEVAPRDAFTGPKLPRAKHFMRPTAAHSNFAGALDDDNYSEDNFYADLHGSRSVGGGSARFERERDPFDDLPSAGRPKPRPISAKERPEWNTSIVSKRGFHENTFKSATSSRVNPQWNKSSEVTPATSRKAPVEQLIDFDGAPRSKRDSPGAVDGPQSPGAGLWYGSSASTPAKAYQVLVDACKLKEEDCFLYLSKRFGRYSEASRGREARGEALAHFKEFLQKAESKGLVPDWWSEENTAELCRASQMPNSPYYLKLIKFGEPMTTTTEIAARWGLAGTESLRDLHFDIDPAPWAGYRAPTPPDERQYAFKSGETPLDQKIMEVLGKAPSGARKDAAKSHRPKWEYDQPLYDQYGNPISRDEDGEEYGDEDGEYSEGGTFYPFDEDDDGEYSEGGTFYPFEDPYDDYEAASIARVPSEHPDHPAPRPRGPAEPVHVSDDGFIAGMGMKQAPPLGTPGHPDKSPAGKGPTRSPQPPSDADLLQIGIDASTMTAEEKNALGLDGSDPVKAAALAEAIERLRVESGSSPGAEKPTQGDATGGGKIKIKEWGGEDAEPTSERKKKAAAVWDDISESDEEDDRPEKSGRWKPKAMLIGKNFLEQQLAERTHWEPLKPGFILSGAPPTPPMKSKQAEMARKWRNKTSAKKGGKVDYKEMGVMALLGVGGKGVKRDKRLSTFMAETSSSKGKKGENAGATADEVMKGKAVAGGGGGFKRFGQAVLQQNNAGPVSENYVFAQGAHQGSHVSFADEAGSTPVLDLTTKAAAPLVNNALVLSGRSRWGTYEEDDAYAVAVKSALGDRGVEVRGGHRRGGMNVSVESHRAVVLLGVGGAGTDTLGESANFLTDADWLRSLLEFVRRGGRLVLQGDGDAAERMFALFGLDTWRFSPNGRERADFRWNPACVITAGDGGAHWRGWNGGFRVYNARCALLTGVAASDRVFVRGDAFGSNEISSDGGEDEEAFVAVAAAAYGDGLVCFVGDDNGEEESVDLVARLATTPRVAGR